From Crassaminicella indica, one genomic window encodes:
- a CDS encoding TIGR02677 family protein — translation MKLDISVKAQIDEAKYLATENTWRYRAIIRCMYKCYEKMKYWLYKEEIYEILKKYEEFADYSEDYLKNDLDSLVSWKNLIAVADTTKVRTVDEFKNRAFRYQLSPYTIEIERMLMKLENMTVENNASLECTLVERFRELLERYDSIALKEDKEVYEWWKLLNKSFKELNQNYQDYISRFYSPKTEELMKTTEFLMFKESFIIYLRDFIRGLQLNSVLIKKLLKDISDDAIKKIIDKVLAHEKTIPNINTNIKEDEFIEIHQGRFRSIKDWFFTHKGKEPLIEQLIDNTNHIIRKITRFASQLADKRNNSANRKEEYRKIAKLFSECKDMEEANKLSSLVFGVFNTKHIKGDETRVTESINSSIYDEVPTKVITKPRVRTYREKIIKNPIIDKRAKKEERLKKILKKRKMEKELMERFILNDQIDFAKLPKLTQKDRVVLLRWLSKGKGSKKGLGKTEFGREYSVTKYDCQECIKIKCEDGIFTMPHYVIKFKKEE, via the coding sequence ATGAAATTAGATATAAGTGTAAAAGCTCAGATTGATGAAGCGAAATATTTAGCAACAGAAAACACATGGAGATATAGAGCTATTATTAGATGTATGTATAAGTGCTATGAAAAAATGAAATATTGGCTGTATAAAGAGGAGATTTATGAAATTTTAAAGAAATATGAAGAATTTGCTGATTATTCAGAGGATTATCTGAAGAATGATTTAGATAGTCTGGTTAGCTGGAAAAATTTAATTGCAGTTGCTGATACAACAAAGGTTAGGACAGTAGATGAATTTAAAAATAGAGCATTTCGATATCAGCTTTCTCCTTATACTATTGAAATTGAAAGAATGTTAATGAAACTTGAGAATATGACAGTAGAAAACAATGCTTCTCTTGAATGTACATTAGTAGAGAGATTTAGAGAGCTTCTTGAAAGGTACGATAGTATTGCTTTAAAAGAGGATAAAGAGGTATATGAATGGTGGAAGCTGTTAAATAAGAGCTTTAAAGAGTTGAATCAGAACTATCAAGATTATATAAGTAGATTTTATTCACCTAAAACGGAAGAGTTAATGAAAACAACAGAGTTTTTGATGTTTAAGGAAAGCTTTATTATTTATTTGAGGGATTTTATTAGAGGACTTCAGTTAAATAGTGTTCTAATAAAAAAATTATTAAAGGATATAAGTGATGATGCAATAAAAAAAATTATTGATAAAGTTTTAGCGCACGAAAAAACAATTCCAAATATAAATACAAATATAAAGGAAGATGAATTTATAGAAATTCATCAAGGAAGATTTCGAAGCATCAAGGATTGGTTCTTTACACATAAAGGAAAAGAACCTTTGATTGAACAGCTTATTGATAATACAAATCATATTATTAGAAAGATTACACGATTTGCTTCTCAACTGGCAGATAAAAGGAATAATAGTGCCAATAGAAAAGAGGAATACAGAAAAATTGCAAAGCTATTTAGTGAGTGTAAGGATATGGAAGAAGCTAATAAGTTGTCTTCATTAGTATTTGGTGTATTTAATACTAAGCATATTAAGGGAGATGAAACAAGAGTAACGGAAAGCATTAATAGTAGTATTTATGATGAAGTGCCTACAAAGGTTATAACAAAACCAAGAGTTAGAACCTATAGAGAAAAAATTATAAAAAACCCTATTATAGATAAAAGAGCGAAGAAGGAAGAAAGGCTTAAGAAGATTTTAAAAAAAAGGAAGATGGAAAAGGAATTAATGGAAAGGTTTATTCTTAATGATCAAATTGATTTTGCAAAATTACCTAAGCTTACACAAAAGGATAGAGTTGTTTTATTAAGATGGCTTTCAAAGGGAAAAGGCTCTAAAAAAGGTTTGGGAAAAACTGAATTTGGTAGGGAATATAGTGTGACAAAATATGATTGTCAGGAATGTATAAAGATTAAATGTGAAGATGGGATTTTTACTATGCCACATTATGTGATCAAATTTAAGAAAGAGGAATAG
- a CDS encoding TIGR02679 domain-containing protein, producing MDDKVKEAICFLKKHKGYTRILKGIRDKYKQLGKLSGMILLEDLSHEEGIILGAINHKFYAEKTVRLSVKKFLDYFCKGKFEGIDFVEVLKIYFKDDLLTNKELKEIRKNKIEIYFNNVLKEFEGTKGYLWLKTALEEKKYGYNTIIKKYEENPDTLKYLLTNIRNAVNNLSFSKNRLTPLALFSSNITKDAHYFDIHKMEGKLFIHAICCIIGEKYPSNAEEINEILYRAGIVRDEISNSTITFGLRAYIGKEEHLGFKSFLELKEPLQLSIKNLSSIRKIKAKNNKAFVFENPTVFSRVMQKTIDISPSLICTSGQINISSLMLLDKLVEEGTVLYYSGDFDPEGLQIADKLKIRYKEKLVLWRFSVEDYRAIKGEVSIKGREKKLLSIKSDELFPIRDFMLKEGKAGYQELLIERYILDIRKK from the coding sequence ATGGACGATAAAGTAAAAGAAGCTATTTGCTTTTTGAAAAAGCATAAAGGATACACAAGAATATTAAAAGGAATTCGTGATAAATACAAACAGCTTGGAAAATTATCAGGGATGATTCTTCTAGAGGATTTATCTCATGAAGAAGGAATTATTTTAGGGGCAATTAATCACAAATTTTATGCAGAAAAAACGGTAAGACTTTCTGTGAAAAAATTTTTGGATTATTTTTGTAAGGGAAAATTTGAGGGGATTGATTTTGTTGAAGTATTAAAAATATATTTTAAGGATGATTTATTGACTAATAAAGAATTAAAGGAAATCAGAAAAAATAAAATAGAAATTTATTTTAATAATGTTTTAAAAGAATTTGAAGGTACAAAGGGGTATTTGTGGTTAAAGACTGCTTTGGAGGAAAAAAAATATGGATACAATACTATTATCAAAAAATACGAAGAGAATCCTGACACATTGAAATATTTATTGACGAATATAAGAAATGCTGTAAATAATTTGAGCTTTTCTAAAAATAGGTTAACGCCATTAGCTCTTTTTTCTTCAAATATAACAAAGGATGCTCACTATTTTGATATTCATAAAATGGAAGGAAAGCTATTTATCCATGCAATATGTTGCATTATAGGTGAAAAATATCCATCTAATGCAGAAGAAATAAATGAAATATTATATAGAGCAGGAATAGTGCGAGATGAAATTTCAAATAGTACGATTACATTTGGGTTAAGAGCTTATATAGGGAAAGAGGAGCATTTAGGATTTAAAAGTTTTTTAGAGTTGAAGGAGCCTTTGCAGCTTTCTATTAAAAATTTAAGCAGTATCAGAAAAATAAAAGCAAAGAATAATAAAGCTTTTGTTTTTGAAAATCCAACTGTATTTTCAAGGGTTATGCAAAAAACGATAGATATATCTCCATCTCTTATATGTACAAGTGGACAGATAAATATATCTTCTCTTATGCTTTTAGATAAGCTTGTAGAAGAGGGGACAGTGCTTTATTATTCAGGAGATTTTGATCCAGAAGGTTTACAGATTGCTGATAAATTAAAAATAAGATATAAAGAAAAATTGGTTCTTTGGAGATTTTCTGTTGAAGATTATAGAGCTATTAAAGGAGAGGTATCTATAAAGGGTAGAGAAAAAAAGCTATTAAGTATTAAAAGTGATGAGTTATTTCCTATTAGAGATTTTATGTTGAAAGAAGGCAAGGCAGGTTATCAGGAACTTTTAATTGAAAGATATATATTGGATATACGAAAAAAATAA
- a CDS encoding cyclodeaminase/cyclohydrolase family protein yields MLVNMNIKEFLEKLASNEPVPGGGSVAALSAAVSIALMEMVANLTIGKKKYMEVEEEMKSIKKDAEKYRSRFIEYIDKDSDAFNDVMKAFKLPKETDEEKETRKTAIQEATKKAALVPLEVAKDAFEIMKTIEKIVVKGNQNAVTDGAVAAMMARTAVLSALYNVKINLGSIKDTEFVEEVAKEVKELEENVENIEKDILSKVVL; encoded by the coding sequence ATGCTGGTAAATATGAATATAAAAGAATTCCTAGAAAAATTGGCATCTAATGAACCAGTTCCGGGTGGGGGAAGTGTTGCAGCTCTAAGTGCAGCTGTATCAATTGCACTTATGGAAATGGTTGCGAATTTAACTATTGGAAAGAAAAAATATATGGAAGTAGAAGAAGAAATGAAAAGCATTAAAAAAGATGCAGAAAAATATAGGAGTAGATTTATAGAATATATTGATAAAGATTCAGATGCATTTAATGATGTGATGAAAGCTTTTAAGCTACCAAAGGAAACAGATGAAGAAAAGGAAACTAGAAAGACTGCTATACAAGAAGCTACGAAAAAAGCAGCATTAGTTCCATTGGAGGTTGCAAAGGATGCCTTTGAAATCATGAAAACTATAGAAAAGATAGTAGTAAAGGGTAACCAAAATGCAGTAACAGATGGTGCAGTAGCAGCGATGATGGCAAGAACAGCAGTACTTTCTGCATTGTACAATGTTAAGATAAATTTAGGTTCTATTAAGGATACTGAATTTGTAGAGGAAGTAGCAAAAGAAGTAAAAGAGCTTGAAGAAAATGTTGAAAACATAGAGAAGGATATTTTATCAAAGGTTGTATTGTAG
- a CDS encoding TIGR02680 family protein, producing the protein MENRWVANKLGLVNFWYYDFEEFELADGKLLLRGSNGSGKSVTMQSFIPLLLDGNKAPERLDPFGTKSRKMENYLLDEETDEKTAYLYIEFKRKSTENYLTIGMGMKAVRNRPLDSWYFIVTDGRRINQDIYLYKDAGTFIPLTKKQLENAIGKGGFFTTGQRKYMEKVNEYLFGFDDCERYEELINLLIQLRSPKLSKDFKPTEIYKILEGSLRVLSEDDLRPMSESMESMDNLQNSLEELQRALKATKNIKNYYDRYNKFCLYEKGMRFYEKNNDIIKLKGEVKALKNNYKSKEEELSNMKNEIKKYESVLKDAEIKYEHLRNDDALRVKEALIRLEKEVLELKDIIKNKENELEKKKNLEREREEKLKSIQNEYEHIHYQIKKEMKELYILSEEFGFEEGKILKDEMVKDLEGYNLQFVKISINKYMNKIKEAIKALTLFESIQKDYSNVLQEKEKLQRDFKAAKEELIKREEILLNTKEELKVHYIKWNENNQIIKLYDDEKQSLFSAIDNISDTFLLGDLNKVIRDAYNTKKNTFTLNIERKKRQIQEVKINIEAFNKEIEVLRAAKEIEPNRSEGVIRNRQKLSDRGIPYVPLYKAIDFKDDVSEDIKKAIESAFVDMGMLDALIVDEKYKEEVLQFQEGEWDRYIFAKENIMKHNLTTYFQVDKEGLEGVSYQTVDRVLQGIFLVDDELVFIDENGNYKIGALRGKASENYILKYIGGNSRKRHRERLIEENLKAIELLTDEVNERELEIIQIENCLKKLENDMKLEPKSEDLREALKLIDEGERDLKSIHNSLIQEEERFFEVSEKLKQHKKMVWEKTEGINLNKNLEAFQEAKECADDYYNGLSELRVKQNNLRSLTSHIKTIEDGLEDVRDAIDQLYYEISYSKKKHDEKNEEICSFNEVLKTSGINKIEEELEKCIKIKNEYPEMIKSCTNKKGKLEEYLDHLKTNIESKINKLEEEEKILCILEEIFLEEYALGYVLDKEEGELIEITKKIISLAKLEEEKGREFYSSALIESISKNGAELRDFALKQITIFDKYNIDESIKSIYKGCERVDIRCRVQGREISFYELSSKIEKDIEEIKLLISNEERRIFEEILLNTISTKIRSKIYLSKTWVDKINALMESMNTSSSLALSLRWIPKKAESEGQLDIAQLLKILERGNIASEEDMKKLANHFGDKVKEAIRSCEETGEARNYHTIIKEVLDYRKWYEFKLYFTKKGERKRELTNNAFFQFSGGEKAMSMYIPLFSAVYARYDNARGDCPHIIAMDEAFAGVDENNIRDMFRLLKDLDLDYIINSQILWGDYDTVDNLSICELVREENDDVVAVIRYHWNGIEKKCLV; encoded by the coding sequence ATGGAAAATAGATGGGTAGCCAATAAATTAGGATTGGTGAATTTTTGGTATTATGATTTTGAAGAATTTGAGTTAGCTGATGGAAAGCTTTTATTAAGAGGTAGCAATGGAAGCGGGAAATCTGTAACGATGCAGAGCTTTATACCCCTTTTGCTTGATGGGAACAAAGCTCCAGAAAGATTAGATCCATTTGGAACAAAATCTAGAAAAATGGAGAATTACTTACTAGATGAGGAAACAGATGAAAAGACTGCTTATCTTTATATTGAATTCAAGAGAAAAAGTACAGAAAATTATCTAACTATTGGAATGGGGATGAAGGCTGTAAGAAATAGACCTTTAGACTCTTGGTATTTTATTGTAACAGATGGCAGAAGAATTAATCAAGATATATATTTATATAAAGATGCAGGAACCTTTATACCTCTTACTAAAAAGCAGCTTGAAAATGCAATAGGCAAAGGGGGATTTTTTACAACAGGTCAAAGGAAATATATGGAAAAGGTAAACGAATACCTCTTTGGCTTTGATGATTGTGAAAGATATGAAGAGCTTATAAATCTATTGATTCAATTAAGAAGTCCGAAGTTGTCTAAAGATTTTAAGCCTACAGAAATATATAAAATCCTTGAAGGCTCTTTGAGGGTATTATCTGAAGATGATTTAAGACCTATGTCTGAATCTATGGAGAGTATGGATAATCTTCAGAATTCATTAGAGGAATTGCAAAGAGCATTAAAGGCTACAAAAAATATAAAAAATTATTATGATAGATATAATAAATTTTGTTTATATGAAAAGGGAATGAGGTTTTATGAAAAAAATAATGACATCATAAAGTTAAAGGGTGAAGTGAAAGCGCTTAAAAATAATTATAAAAGCAAAGAAGAAGAGCTTTCTAATATGAAAAATGAGATAAAAAAATATGAATCAGTGCTTAAGGATGCAGAAATAAAGTACGAGCATTTAAGAAATGATGATGCATTAAGAGTGAAGGAAGCCTTAATTAGGCTTGAAAAAGAAGTGTTAGAGTTAAAGGATATTATAAAGAATAAAGAGAATGAATTAGAAAAAAAGAAAAATTTAGAAAGAGAGAGAGAAGAGAAGCTTAAAAGTATACAGAATGAATATGAACATATTCACTATCAGATAAAAAAAGAAATGAAAGAACTTTATATATTAAGCGAAGAATTTGGATTTGAAGAAGGAAAAATATTAAAGGATGAAATGGTTAAGGATTTAGAAGGTTATAATCTGCAATTTGTTAAGATTTCTATTAATAAATATATGAATAAAATAAAAGAAGCTATAAAAGCATTGACATTATTTGAAAGTATACAAAAAGACTATAGTAATGTTCTTCAGGAAAAGGAAAAGCTTCAAAGGGATTTTAAAGCAGCTAAAGAAGAGCTTATTAAAAGAGAAGAAATTTTACTAAATACAAAGGAAGAATTAAAGGTTCATTATATAAAATGGAATGAAAACAATCAGATCATAAAGCTTTATGATGATGAAAAGCAGAGTCTTTTTTCAGCTATTGATAATATTTCTGATACTTTTTTACTAGGAGATCTAAACAAAGTTATAAGAGATGCGTACAATACGAAGAAAAATACATTTACTTTAAATATAGAAAGAAAAAAGAGGCAGATTCAAGAAGTAAAAATAAATATAGAAGCTTTTAATAAAGAGATTGAAGTACTAAGAGCTGCAAAAGAAATTGAGCCTAACAGAAGTGAAGGGGTTATAAGAAATAGACAGAAATTATCTGATCGCGGGATACCATATGTACCTTTATATAAAGCTATAGATTTTAAAGATGATGTTTCAGAGGATATAAAAAAAGCTATAGAGAGTGCTTTTGTGGATATGGGAATGCTTGATGCTTTAATTGTTGATGAAAAATATAAAGAAGAAGTATTGCAATTTCAAGAAGGAGAATGGGACCGTTATATATTTGCTAAAGAAAATATCATGAAGCATAATCTTACAACTTATTTTCAAGTAGATAAAGAAGGACTAGAGGGAGTATCTTATCAAACAGTAGATCGTGTCTTACAGGGAATATTTTTAGTAGATGATGAGTTAGTTTTTATAGATGAGAATGGAAATTATAAAATAGGTGCTTTAAGGGGAAAGGCATCAGAAAATTATATACTAAAGTATATTGGAGGAAACAGTAGAAAAAGACATAGAGAAAGGCTAATAGAGGAGAATTTAAAAGCTATAGAACTGCTAACGGATGAGGTAAATGAAAGAGAATTAGAAATTATTCAAATTGAGAATTGTTTAAAGAAGCTTGAAAACGATATGAAGCTTGAACCTAAAAGCGAAGATTTAAGAGAAGCATTAAAGTTGATTGATGAAGGTGAAAGAGATTTAAAAAGTATTCATAATAGCTTGATCCAAGAAGAAGAAAGATTTTTTGAAGTGTCAGAAAAGCTAAAGCAGCATAAAAAAATGGTATGGGAAAAAACAGAAGGAATAAACCTTAATAAAAATCTAGAGGCTTTTCAAGAAGCAAAAGAATGTGCAGATGATTATTATAATGGGTTATCAGAACTAAGAGTAAAACAAAATAATTTAAGGAGCCTTACATCACATATAAAAACTATAGAAGATGGGTTAGAGGATGTGAGGGATGCAATTGATCAGCTGTATTATGAAATATCTTATTCAAAGAAAAAGCATGATGAGAAAAATGAAGAGATATGTTCGTTTAATGAGGTTTTAAAGACATCGGGTATAAATAAAATAGAAGAGGAATTAGAAAAATGTATTAAAATCAAAAACGAATATCCAGAGATGATTAAATCGTGTACAAATAAAAAAGGAAAATTAGAGGAATATTTAGATCATTTAAAAACAAACATTGAGAGCAAAATCAACAAGTTAGAAGAAGAGGAAAAAATTCTTTGCATACTAGAAGAAATATTTTTAGAGGAATATGCATTAGGTTATGTTTTAGACAAAGAAGAGGGAGAACTCATTGAGATTACTAAAAAAATTATTTCTCTTGCAAAATTGGAAGAAGAAAAGGGAAGAGAATTTTATTCAAGTGCATTGATAGAAAGTATCAGTAAAAATGGAGCTGAGCTTAGAGATTTTGCATTAAAACAGATTACTATTTTTGATAAATATAATATAGATGAATCGATTAAAAGTATTTATAAGGGCTGTGAAAGAGTAGATATAAGGTGTAGAGTTCAGGGGAGAGAAATTTCCTTTTATGAATTATCCTCAAAAATTGAGAAAGATATAGAAGAGATCAAGCTATTGATCAGTAATGAAGAAAGGAGAATTTTTGAGGAGATACTTTTAAATACTATCAGTACAAAAATCAGAAGCAAAATATATTTATCTAAGACTTGGGTAGATAAAATAAATGCTTTGATGGAATCTATGAACACATCGAGTAGTCTTGCTTTAAGCTTAAGATGGATTCCTAAAAAAGCAGAAAGTGAAGGCCAGTTGGACATAGCGCAGCTTTTAAAGATTCTTGAAAGAGGAAATATTGCAAGTGAAGAGGATATGAAAAAATTGGCTAATCACTTTGGAGATAAGGTAAAAGAAGCTATTAGAAGCTGTGAAGAAACAGGAGAGGCAAGAAACTATCATACTATTATCAAGGAAGTATTAGATTATAGAAAGTGGTATGAATTTAAGCTATATTTCACAAAAAAAGGAGAAAGAAAAAGAGAGTTAACTAACAATGCTTTTTTTCAATTTTCTGGTGGAGAAAAAGCGATGTCTATGTATATTCCGTTGTTTTCAGCAGTTTATGCAAGATACGATAATGCAAGAGGAGATTGTCCACACATAATAGCTATGGATGAAGCTTTTGCAGGAGTAGATGAGAACAATATAAGAGATATGTTTAGACTCCTTAAAGATCTTGATTTAGATTATATAATCAATTCTCAGATTCTTTGGGGAGATTATGATACGGTAGACAATCTTTCAATATGTGAACTGGTTAGAGAAGAAAATGATGATGTTGTTGCAGTCATTAGATACCATTGGAATGGTATAGAGAAAAAATGCTTGGTGTAG
- a CDS encoding TIGR02678 family protein, with protein sequence MEVLKKLLENYFIVKEKDKNLYYEIKDKYKSFKPFIRDKLGYDLFIRGDFIKLEKIPGRPESWMGIDDFDNIREYIFLMLLLIFLEDKNKEEQFLLSHVTEFIAANSVGEKVDWTDYQTRRSLIKVMKFALNQNIILINDGEENEFTRDTSTEVLYESTGLSRYMVRSFSIDIMKCTSYRDLEEDYGEFLDSGRGFLRKNRVYRRLLLSPVVYNEGAEDEDYLYIKNYRNIIEGDFRKYLNWSLHVHRNGAIAVLAEGDRLKGTFPSSAGISDIVLHLNKKIFNAVKEGKLNRKINDLISMTHEAFNEFVKDLKKEMGNGWSKEYRECSLDKLVHDILEYMKSFCMVKVDDNINIYPLVGKVIGDYPSNYAGGGHDGK encoded by the coding sequence ATGGAAGTGCTAAAGAAATTATTGGAAAATTATTTTATTGTGAAAGAAAAGGATAAGAACCTTTATTATGAAATAAAAGATAAATATAAAAGCTTTAAACCTTTTATTAGAGACAAGCTAGGGTATGATCTTTTTATTAGAGGAGATTTTATTAAGCTTGAAAAGATACCAGGTAGGCCTGAGAGTTGGATGGGTATTGATGATTTTGACAATATAAGGGAGTATATATTTCTAATGCTTCTTTTGATATTTTTAGAGGACAAAAATAAAGAGGAACAGTTTTTATTATCTCATGTGACGGAATTTATTGCTGCTAATTCGGTGGGAGAGAAGGTGGATTGGACAGATTATCAAACAAGACGTTCTCTTATAAAAGTGATGAAATTTGCATTAAATCAAAATATAATTCTTATAAATGATGGTGAAGAAAATGAATTTACGAGAGATACTTCTACAGAGGTTTTATATGAAAGTACAGGTTTGTCTAGATATATGGTGAGGAGTTTTTCTATAGATATTATGAAGTGTACAAGCTATAGAGATTTAGAAGAGGATTATGGAGAATTCTTAGATAGCGGAAGAGGTTTTTTAAGAAAAAATAGAGTTTATAGAAGATTACTTCTATCTCCTGTAGTATATAATGAAGGAGCTGAGGATGAAGATTATCTTTATATTAAGAATTATAGAAATATTATAGAAGGAGATTTTAGAAAATATTTGAATTGGTCGCTACATGTACATCGAAATGGTGCGATAGCTGTGCTTGCTGAGGGAGATAGATTAAAAGGAACATTTCCTTCATCTGCTGGAATAAGTGATATAGTCCTTCATTTGAATAAAAAGATTTTTAATGCTGTAAAGGAAGGAAAGCTTAATAGAAAAATAAATGATTTAATTTCTATGACACATGAAGCTTTTAATGAATTTGTAAAAGATTTAAAAAAGGAAATGGGTAATGGTTGGAGTAAGGAATACAGAGAGTGTAGTTTAGATAAGCTTGTTCATGATATTTTGGAATATATGAAAAGCTTTTGTATGGTTAAAGTAGATGATAATATTAATATTTATCCATTGGTTGGAAAAGTAATAGGAGATTATCCATCAAATTATGCAGGAGGTGGGCATGATGGAAAATAG